The genomic interval GAAGCCATCCAACGTGGTTCTGACGCGTTCGAGAAAAAGGATTACGATAGGGCAATTGTGGCCTGGGACGAAGCGATCCGGATTGATCCAAATCATTCCGAGGCTCACCGATATCGTGGAGATGCCTGGATGAATAAGTACGAGTTCGACAAGGCGCTGTCCGAATACGATGAAGCCATCCGGCTCGATCCCCAAAACGGATCGCCCTACTTATCTAAAGGAATGATCTGGACGGAGAAAGGAGAAGCCGACAAAGCGATTGCCGCCTTCGAAGAAGCGTGTCGACTCAATCCGAGGATTGCCGATGGACGGACCTACAAACGCTATTTGGCGGCCGCCGAGTCGCTGCGTCGCAAGCCACAAGACCCGAAGTTTACGGAAGCGATCCAACGGGGATCGAAGGCGTTTCAAAAAAGGGATTACGATGGAGCGATCGTCGCCTGGGACGATGCGATCCGGATTGATCCGAATCATTCCAAAGCTCACCGATATCGCGGAGATGCCTCGTTGAACAAGCGAGACAACGAGAAGGCCCTTTCCGAATACGATGAAGCCATCAGGCTCGATTCGAAGAATGCCATGGCGTACTGTAGTCGCGGTGCCGCATGGACGGAGAAACGAGAATCCGACAAAGCGATCGCCGACTTCGATGAAGCGATTCGGCTCGATCCGACAATTGCTGACAAGCCCTTCTATAAACGATACAGGGCGGCCGCCGAGTCGCTGCGGGCGGCGAAGCCGGCTTCACCGAAGGAATAACGGGATTCAAATTCGCCTGCTTGCGGATTGCCCCGATCGCGCTCAGACCGATCGATCTTGACCGGTTTGGCTGGTAGGAGGATATTCTCGTCGTATCGCCATCGCGTGAAGGAGTGCGCGTTCGTGTCCGAAACTGAAGACATCTCGAATCCGCAGGATGAGCCAGACGAAGAGATGCTGGATCTGGGCGACGGCCTGAATCCTGATGCGGGCGATACGTCTGAAGAAATGGTCGATTGGGGCAGTGATGACCTGGAAGCGGCCTATTTGAAGGCGATGTCGGCGCTGGATGCCTCGGACCTTGAACTTCCTCCCATGATGCCGGTCAAAGCGGCTCGCGAACCCCGACGCGACAGCGAGTCGGGCATTCCGAATGCCACCGAAGTTCCAGCCGACGCGAACTCCGAGACGGCAACGAACGAATCGGCCGACATTGCTTCGACGACTGCGCAAACAATCGAAACGCTCGTCGAGCCGATTGCCGAGTTTATCCCACCTCCACCAGCGGCACATTCGAGCCAGGCACAGACACCGACTCCCGAGGTTCGGTTGACCCCACGTCAGATCATCGAAGCGTGTCTGTTCGTCGGCGGTCCGGCACTCAATTCCAAGAAGCTGGTCGGGATTCTCCGAGGGGAATTCGATAGCGAATTCGCCGATCGGGAAATCGATTCCCTGAATCGCCAGTATGCAGCCGAAGGTCGTCCCTACGAAATTCGGCTGGGAGAAGGGGGATACCGGATGGCGCTGCGCGACGAGTTCGAACGCATCCGTCATAAGGTCTACGGGCTGGGCCCAAAAGAAGTGCGACTGTCGCAAGAAGCGCTCGAAGTCTTGGCTGTCGTCGCATATCACCAGCCGATCAAACAAGCACAGGTCGAAGCGTTGGGAAAACCGGGCTGCGGTTCCGTCCTGCGGCAACTCTTGCGGCGTGAATTGCTGGCGGTCGAACGTGACCCCGCCGCACCGCGCGAGGTCAGTTATAAAACGACCCCGCGATTCTTATCGCTCTTCGGAATACGCAACCTGGATGACCTACCACGGCATGAGCAGGTGTCGTACAAGTAGCCGGGCAGGGTGCTATTACGCAGGTTTTATGTGCGCCGCTGGCGATGCTAGTTCCCGATCGGCATTGATCCGTAGCAGGGCAATGAAGGTCGCTGAGAGACCATTCAACGTGCGGCTGTTCTGAACGACGTTTGCCGTTCGATTCCCAACCAACGGTGTTCCTCATTCCAGTATCGACGGGCAATGGCACAGCCAGTGAGACAGAAAAACAACGAACTCATCGTTCACGGAATCGCAGACATATTCTCAGACCCAACCGGGGCTGTGGAAAAAATAACCGTTCACAGACCGGGGACTGGCTCATTTTCCCGCGTCAAAGGGAAGGCTTTCCCTCGTGCGATGAACAGTAGATTCTAATTGAACCGGGAAAATGTGCCCGCCCCCCTCTCCTCGGGCTGTGAACGGTTACGCCGAAAAACATCGCAACGCGACCAGCCATCGCGCCTACCTGATTGGACGAATTTTGTTGTCCAACTTCCGTTCAAGCTCTAGCAGCACGTGCCCTTGAGGCAAAGACACCTCATCCGCGATGAATTCGGTGGGACGCGGTTCGCCGATTGGTGCGAGTTGAACTCTCAATGTGGTCTCGGTGAGCTCATAGATCCCGAGTTGACTTACCTCTACTCCGTCATCATTCGTTCCATGGAAATGAATCTGCCTCGGGGTCGACGTCAGATCCAGCCTGAAGTTGTTCAGCAGTCGGTATTCGAATGGATGAGGTCTTTCCTTGAGAGGCGACGATAAATCAATCGGAGCAGGTTGCTGCAGCAAGACCGTGATCCTTTCGAACTGCTGGCAGTTCCATTGACCTGCTGCGAACGCATAGGGGATCGGGTTCGGCATTGAACCCGTGTCGGTAAATTTCCAATTTTGATTCTGGATCAACACCTTCGCCGACAGTCCCGGATGACGTTTCGTGGCTCGATGGGTCCAGAGGCCATTAATCAACACGCGGTCATCCAGTAGCTGCTTTTCGATTTCCGGAGAATTCGGTGCTTTGTACTGGGCGAACGCATCGACAACGCTTCGAGAGATCTGACTTCCCGCGGTGGTCCCATAATACGAAACAACCGCGAGGTTGAGTTCCCTGAGCAGTGCGTATCCTTTGGGATCACCTCCAATGTTCTGAAGCGTTAAAATGATTGACATCAAATATTGATTGTGATTGGCGTAGATCAAAAAATCTCCAGGTTCGCGTTGCCGCAGAAACGAACTCTGTTCCTCAAGAAAGAGGTCAACGAGTGCGGGTACGGCCGCTTCTGCTGCAGGACCTAGTCGCCCCAGAATTTGAACAACATCAGCTCTGGATCTCGCCAGCTTGACAATCATCACGCCCAGTCCGGGTGTGTCAGGAGCGAGTGACACCAGATTGGCGGCGGTCACATGCCAAGGTGAAGCGTATGCTAAATAGGAGGCATCCGCTGGGAGGCCTCGACCGCTGTCGACCAGATCAATCATTCGTTTTTTCAAACCTGGAAAGTCGTCGAGCGGACGGTCCGAAAGACGCCAGACACAACTCGCGAGCGCAACGAGATCGTCTTGCTTATCCCGGTCACCTGCAGGGCTGCCGTCAAACTCCGTCATGATGGTGTTGGACCGGGATTTCACAGCCTCACGAAAAGTCGCCGATTGAAGTTGATCCCAAGTTCGAAATTGCACGGCCCGATGGATCATGGGGGAATCATTGTCCTTCGCTGCGGCAATCAAGTTGTCAAGAATAACCGCGCCAGAAAGCCGATTCAGTCCGGTCAATGCGGCGTTCCAAACGCGACCTTCCTCGGCCACGTCTCCCCCTTGAAACAACGATGCGGCCTGAAGAATTCCACGTACGATGCGCGTCTGATCTTTCGGTTGCGCCAGACGACTGCAAGCATCGATTGCCGCTTCCAACATTTCGGGCTTGCGCTCGGTTTCCAGAATTTCCAGCCACGAACTGTAGGCTCGGCCATCGAATGTCGGTTCGCGCGGCGATGCGGCAGCGGATTGCTCGGACATTACGGCCCGAGGACCCACATGTAAGGATATTCGCTCGGGTGAGTCGACATGGATGACGGCTCGTTTGGATTTCGATTCACTTACGGCGACTTCAATATGATGGATGGCATCTTTGATATACTCTCGTAGTGTCGAGAAGCGTGGGCGAATCACGTTGCCATCGTAGTCAACGATTTGTTCGTATTCAGTTGGTGTCTCGGCGATTGTCTTTTCGGCCAGTTGACGTAAAAACGGAAGGTCGCTTTCAGCAAATTCACGCAGATCAACCAGGCATTTCAAGAGACGAATCGATTCAATCACATCGTCATCTGAATGGCCGACTTGCAGCTTTCCGGTTTGGTCTGCAATCTGAATCTTGAATAGCGTCGCCACTTCGGGCATGTCTGGTACCAGACGTTTCACCCACGCGCGAACCCGACGATCATTTCTTTGACGAATCTGCCGGGCGTCTCCTGCCGATTGCGGCTCCAATGCCATCTGGAGAAATGCGAGAACCTGTCCCGAGAACAGCCCCGAACGCCCCAGAATCACCGCCGCTTGACCTCGCGTTTCAAACGAGTTGGATTCATTGAAAAAGAATCGCTGAACCATCGGAACTAAATCAGGGTACTCTGCCAGCGACTCGTCGTTCAGTGAAAGAATCCTGATGGAGCTGTCGACCACCCAATCCTCAAGTGTGTCGTCGCGCTTCGCCAAGATCACCAGGGCGTTGATCAACTCCTGAGCGTGCTCACTGAATTCACGCGCCAGCCCTTTGTTGACGCGTGTCGATTTGGATTGGCGCGCATCGACAACAAGATTGATTTGATCGGCTTGATCGGCCGCAACAAGGAGACCGTTAAAAATCGCTTGATATGTGTTTGTGACTTGTCGAGAGGGATTTTTGGTGGGCTGTTGAATCAGTTCTTCAACCAGAATGGAAGGTGGCAAGTTTCGTAACAGTTCAATCGATTTATCGACGAGTGAATAGATGTAGATTTCCGGAACCCTCTCAACCCCACGACGGAGATTCCCGTCGAATGGAACACGCAGCCCTATCGATTGGGCCATTAAAATGATGGCACGAATGAGCACGCGCGGTTCCGCGTCTGCAGACAAGTGCTTCAACGCGTTGATCGCCTCCGATAAGGCCGATGGATCTCGTTCCGTTTCCAGTTTCTGCAACCATGCCGAGAGTGGCTTACCCTGAAACGTTGGATTTGATACCGACGGGGAAATTGAGACAGAAGGAGCTGGCAGGCCTGGATCGCCAGCGGCGGCGGGAACGCTGATATCAGTATTCATGAATTCATCTGCAAGTGGTTGCGCATTCGGAACCAGCACCGATCCCTGACTTGCAACTCCGAATTTTTCTTTAACGGCTTCGTCAGTAGAACGAGACGTCTCCCAGTCCAGATTCGCAGTGGGGTCGATCAAATCATTCACACGTCGCTTTACGACTTCGGCCTTATTTTCTTGACGGCGGACTTGTGACAGACGGAGCGCATCGACGCGTTGGCTCAGTTGTTCGATTTCTTGCTTGCGCTGCTGTTGGCGGTATTCGAAGTGCCGCTCGATCACAGATTCGAGCTGTTTACGAAGTTCGACGGCTCCCTCGGGAGTGGCCACGAGAAGTTTCGCCGCGAGCGTTTTGGCATCGCGGTCCAGTTGGGCGTCTCGTTCGTCTGGCTGATCCGAACGCGGGGACGTGAGCGGCGGCGGCGCGCCAATGGCGGGCAGAACAGATTGATCCAGCAATCGTCGCTCGTCCGCTGGGGCGGTTCGCGCGAATGCAGATTCTGTTTTTGTGCGAGCCGGCTTTGTCGCTCTGGACTGCAGCGATTCTGCGGGATCCGGATAATAACTAGCGTAGCCCGGGGGCGGCCTGCGTTTGGTGAAATGGAAGACGAGCGCACCACAGATCAAAAGTGTGGCACTCAACGTCCAGATCAATGGTCGGTGAAGGCGATTTGAAAAGAACATGCTTTTCCTTCAGTTGATGAGGGACGCATCCCCCTATGGCGCGGCGATTGTTTTAGAAGTGGTCGAGCGGCAATGATTCGAGACGCTGCAGCACCGCGCGGATTTCGTCCGCTTCCTGTTCATGGCCGTCAGTCCAGACGGACTCACCGTTCGCGTTCGGTTCCGCGGCGACAGATTGTTCGGACGTTTTCTCGAACGGCTGTGGTCGTTCGAGAAAACGGGCCATCAGAAACAACAATGTTACGAGAATCACCATTGTCAGAGCGGAACCGATCATCCGCACCGGAACAGTGAATCTCCGAATTGAATGGTCCGACGTGAGGGCGACAACCTGAATGGGAAGTCGCCCTTGCGTCGGTTGTTGAACATGAGCGACGCACTGTTTCAGCAGATCGGCCACCTCGGCGGCTGACGAAAATCGTTGCGAAGGCTGCTTCGCTTGAAGCTTGGCAATGAACGCATCAAGCCAGTTGGGAACGCCGGCGCTAATTTCACAAAGTGATCGCGGCGTGTCATCGCAGACGCGCCGCAGCACGCCCATGGCCGTTTCCGCGCGGAACGGAGAATGCCCCGCGAGCAGCGTATACATCACCGTCCCCAGACTGAACAGATCCGTCAAATGATCCACCTGTTCGCCGCGCGTCTGTTCGGGCGACATGAATTGCGGTGTTCCCGCAATCACGCCGCTTTGCGTCAGACTGGCGTCGTCCGCGGCGCGGGCCAAACCGAAATCTGTCAGAAGCACGCGTTCGACGTTTCGTTCGAGCAGAATATTGGCGGGCTTGATGTCTCGATGCACGAGCCCCTGGGCATGGGCGGCGGCGAGACCTTCCGCGACTTGCTGACCGATCCGCAGCACATCCACGACGTCGAGCGGCCCTTGGCGAGTGAGACGCTGCTGGAGCGATTCACCTGGGACGAACGGCATCACCAGATATGGGGGATGATGCTGGCCATCGACGGCATAGATCGGAACGACATGCTGATGAACGACCGCTGCCGCCGCTTGCGCCTCACGAGCGAACCGGCGACGAGCCGCGGCACTCGTCGCGCAGTGCGGGTGCAGAACTTTCACCGCGACATAGCGATTGAGCTCATGGTCATAGCCCTTCAGGACGATGCCCATGCCTCCACTGCCGATGCGTTCCAGAATCTCAAATTCGCCGAGTCGTCCCAACATGGCGGGGTTGTCGGACGGGGACAGAAAATCGAGGGGCAGGGGATGTTGAGTCGACTCGAATGGCTCGCCAACGTCATCCAACGCCGCTCGCTCGATCCCGGCCTGCACCCCGGCAAGATTGCTGCGTGTCGAATTCCACCAGCTTTCGTCGGCGGCGAAGGATTCGAGTTGCTGCCGGCACGAGTGACAGGTCTCCAAGTGCAGCGCGACTTCGGTTTCGAGTGCGGAAGACAGCTTGCCATCGAGTAGTCGTCTCAAGCTGTCGCGATCACAATTTGCGGTACGAGCCATGATTGTTTTACCTCACGCTCTGAACGCACTCACGAAGCCGTTTCATCACTCGGCTGCGTGAGACGTAGACCATACCGACGTTGACACCCAGTTCATCCGCCACTTTCGCAGCGTCAATCCCATCGACGGCCGTTCTCCAAAACGCCTGCCAGGTCGGCTCGTGAAATTCATGGCGAATCTCACTGGCGGCCCAAAGAAACGTTTGCCTTTCTTCTTCGCGGTCAAACAGCGCCGATTCTTCACTGGCAGGATCGGGCAATTCGTCCAGCCAGCGTTTCAAATCACTGTGCCCGGTCGCCTGCGGATGACGGGATTGCCGAATCAGAAAATTGACGACGAGATTGCGAGTGATGGTGTAAATCCAGCCTCGAAATGATCCGCGAGCCGAACCCGGTTCCCAGCGATCGATCGCGCCGGCGATGGCAATGAGGACCTCTTGTGTGACCTCGCGTGCATCTGCCTCCTGTAGTCCTCGGCGGCGGACCAAACGCATGATGAGCGGTTGATAAATCTGCAGAAACACGGCCCACGCCGCTTGATCGCGCGGGTCACGCAATTTCAGCAGCAGGCTGGCTTGAGTTTCTGGAACCGGTGTCATGTCAGCTTCTCGATGTGATTTGAACTGAGGGCGCGCTGTGCAGTCGACGGATTCTCAATGAGCCTGCGCCGGCCTGACTCGTCAATTTTTCCTCGTCACCTAGCTTTTGCTTGGTGACACCATTTCTTCCTCTCTCTTCCTCGTTCCCAAGCTCCAACTTAATAACGCCTTCTCTTCCTCGTTACCAAGCTCCCGCTTGGTAACGCCTCTTGCGATTTAATTTTCCTTCGAGCAGGAAAGTAGACTCGAACCGACGTACACATTTCTGATGTGTAGGAAGCGTTGCCAAGCGGGAGCTTGGCAACGAGGGGAAAAGTTGCGATTTCTGTCGAGCCAGAGCGTCCCCAAGCAGGAGCAGGGGAACGAAAAACAGACCCAGGAACCGTGGTTTCGTGACTGCCAAACGACTCGTCTACAAATATCACAACGCCCGGAATGGAACCCTTGCGCGAAAAGTCGGCATTGTTTTCAATTTCAGCGGAATTGTGGCCCCAAACCCCGGTGCAGCGCCGTTTTTAT from Schlesneria paludicola DSM 18645 carries:
- the scpB gene encoding SMC-Scp complex subunit ScpB, with the protein product MSETEDISNPQDEPDEEMLDLGDGLNPDAGDTSEEMVDWGSDDLEAAYLKAMSALDASDLELPPMMPVKAAREPRRDSESGIPNATEVPADANSETATNESADIASTTAQTIETLVEPIAEFIPPPPAAHSSQAQTPTPEVRLTPRQIIEACLFVGGPALNSKKLVGILRGEFDSEFADREIDSLNRQYAAEGRPYEIRLGEGGYRMALRDEFERIRHKVYGLGPKEVRLSQEALEVLAVVAYHQPIKQAQVEALGKPGCGSVLRQLLRRELLAVERDPAAPREVSYKTTPRFLSLFGIRNLDDLPRHEQVSYK
- a CDS encoding serine/threonine-protein kinase; the protein is MARTANCDRDSLRRLLDGKLSSALETEVALHLETCHSCRQQLESFAADESWWNSTRSNLAGVQAGIERAALDDVGEPFESTQHPLPLDFLSPSDNPAMLGRLGEFEILERIGSGGMGIVLKGYDHELNRYVAVKVLHPHCATSAAARRRFAREAQAAAAVVHQHVVPIYAVDGQHHPPYLVMPFVPGESLQQRLTRQGPLDVVDVLRIGQQVAEGLAAAHAQGLVHRDIKPANILLERNVERVLLTDFGLARAADDASLTQSGVIAGTPQFMSPEQTRGEQVDHLTDLFSLGTVMYTLLAGHSPFRAETAMGVLRRVCDDTPRSLCEISAGVPNWLDAFIAKLQAKQPSQRFSSAAEVADLLKQCVAHVQQPTQGRLPIQVVALTSDHSIRRFTVPVRMIGSALTMVILVTLLFLMARFLERPQPFEKTSEQSVAAEPNANGESVWTDGHEQEADEIRAVLQRLESLPLDHF
- a CDS encoding RNA polymerase sigma factor, whose product is MTPVPETQASLLLKLRDPRDQAAWAVFLQIYQPLIMRLVRRRGLQEADAREVTQEVLIAIAGAIDRWEPGSARGSFRGWIYTITRNLVVNFLIRQSRHPQATGHSDLKRWLDELPDPASEESALFDREEERQTFLWAASEIRHEFHEPTWQAFWRTAVDGIDAAKVADELGVNVGMVYVSRSRVMKRLRECVQSVR